TTCATCCACTGCGGGAGCTTCGTCCATAAAGAGGGGGATAAGATATACAACACGAGCCTCCTCTTCGACAGGAAGGGCACCGATATCGCGGAATACCGCAAGATACACCTCTTCTCCTGTTACGGGCGCGAGGCAGATTCATTTACGCACGGCACAGAGCCGGTCGTTGTCGATACCGAATTTGGTAAACTGGGACTTGCCATCTGTTACGATATAAGGTTTCCCGAGCTCTTCCGTATGATGACGCTCGGCATGGGCGCGGAAATATTCATCGTCCCCGCCGCTTGGCCCCAGCCGCGCGGCGAGGCCTTTAAGATACTCAACAAAGTTCGCGCGATGGAGAACTCAGCCTGCCTTTTGTCGTGCAACCTGATCGGCCCTTACAAACATCTTACAATGGTGGGGGAGAGCGGCGTCATCGACCCCTGGGGCGAGATGCTCACGGAGATCCTGCCTGGAGAGGGGATCATTGAAGGCGAGGCCTCCGCTGAGACCGTGCGCCAGACCCGCCGCGAATTCCCTGTCTTTGACGACGTGAGGCTGATGGAATCCGTGTTTTAGCGGCGAAGCGCCGCTTCGAGCAGCATCTCCGAAATCTTTTCCCGTACTATCCGCATAACGCCACGCACACCGTCGCCGCCGCTGACAAGCGGCATGAGGGAACCGCAGAGCTCCCTCTCAGAGACGATGGTTCTCTCTTCTTCGGTAAGCTCCGCCACCGCCTCTCGGCATCTCTTTTCGAGGATAATGCCGAGAGCCTCGGCGGAAAGCGCTCCAAATTCTATCACCGCGTCAAAGCGCGCGAATAGCGGCGCTCCAAGGCGCTCCTTCGCCTCCGCGGCGGAGGCGTAGTTAGAGGTGCAGATTATGACCGCGTTTTTTACCTCGGCGCAGTAGTTTCGGTCTTCGTATATCCCCTCGTCAAAGAGCTGGTAAAAGGCGCTGTGAAAGAGCGGATTCGGCTTGTCGAACTCGTCGAAGAGAATTACGGAAGACTCGCGCTCCATCAGGTCCTTGGCGAGAGAGTCGCCTGTGTGGCGTCCGCCGAAGAGATAAGGCGCGAACTCGTTGCTGTGGAACATCGAGAACTGACGGCAGAATAATTTCTGTCCCGCCACCTCGCTTAGATACTTCGCCGTCTCCGATTTGCCGACGCCCGTGGGGCCGTAAAAGAGCAGCACGAGCGGCTTTAAGAGTTTTCCTGCCGCAAGCGGATAGAGGGCGGTGAGAAGCCGATGCTTAACTTTCTCCTGGCCGATGATGACCTGAGGGTATTCTTTGTCTATCCTTTTAAGCCCCTCGATATCCAAGGTCTTATATTCGTGTTTTATGACCTTTACGCGGCTGTGCAGGCCGCGGAACTGCGACACGAGATTCGCCGGAGGATTTTGCAGATACAGCGACTCCACCTCAAACTGATCGATGAAACTTAAAAAAGAATGCAGTGCGCTCTCGCTGATCGAGGCGTACTGCTCCGAGTAGGCGACGAGGCAGGGAATGACAAGCCGCTCCTCCTGCTTCTCCGCGGCGTCGCAGCCGCGTTTGCTCTGTATCTTGAAGGTATGCTCCCTCATCTTCTTGTCGCTGTATATTGCCAGTTCGCTTATCGTGGTAAGCGCCTTGTTTCGCGGCAGGCGGCGTTTGAAATTATATTTTGGCCCGTAAAAGAAAATAATTTTCTTTATCATTAATAATCATTCCTTTGTGAATAAAATCTCTAAAAATAAACTCCTTACATTTATGAATTATATATAGTTTAGTCTGAGTAATCAGAAAATTAAGTTGACAATATCACTAACTAGTGTTATTCTACAGCCAACAAGAGATAAGTCAATCCACTGAAAACTAGATAGAGATGAGGGGTTTGAGATGGACTCCAAGGACAGACTGAACGGCAAATTCATCATCGCACTTGGAAGGACCTATCGCAACGCGCACCGAAGATCTAACGAGCTGTTCCGTAGTAAGGGGCTGACTCTGCTGCAGTTTACAGTACTTGAGCTTCTATATAATCGAGGAGAACAGACGATACAGCAGATAATCGACAAAGTTCTCTCAAGCAGCGGCAACATCACGGTGGTGGTAAGGAATTTAGAGCAGATGAAGCTTGTTTACCGCCGTGATAATCCAAACGACAGGCGCTCTTATCTTATTGGAATAACTCAAGAGGGCAAGGAACTGATGGATGTTACCTTTGCTAAACATATGTCCAACCTTGCCGAGGCTTTTTCAAAACTGACGACGGAAGAGAAAGAACAGGTCGTCTCTATACTGAAGAAATTACGATAAAAAAAGGCTTAACGGCTTTTAAATATTTTGTGTATAGTAATATCACTAATTAGTGATACTGCCACAGATGTTGCTTGCATAAAAATGAACAAAGTGAGAGGTGATGCAGTGCCGCGCGGTTTTTTAGTAGGGTAATAAATGAAATTTTTCACATGACGCAAAAGACCACACACAACCACACACGGCAACAGAGAAACAGATGTACCATTTATTCGAATGGAGGGGAATCATGCTAGAACATTGGACCGCTTATCAACCCGAACTTGCAAAGTCTTACGAAGAGAAAGGCTATTGGAAGAGAGAGAACTTCTCTCAGGTTTTCGATAACATTGCGGAACGTTTCTGGGATCGTGAAGCCCTCGTAGGCGGAGAACAGCGCTTCACCTACGGAGAGCTTAAAAAAGGATCAGACCGTCTTGCCCTGCACTTCCTGAAGATGAGGCTTAAGCATGAAGACCGTATAGTCATTCAGCTGACAAACATACCCGAGTTTGTTTTTATCTACCTCGCGCTTCAAAAGATCGGCGTTATTCCCGTAATGTGCTTGGCCCAGCACAGATATACGGAGATATCACAGATCGCGGCAAAGGCAAAAGCGGTCGGCTACATTATACCAGGTTTTGCGAATAAATTTAACTACGTGGAATTGGTCGATCAGGTGGCCGCCGAGCTGCCCTATATGAAATATAAAATGATCGCGGGACTCAACCAGGAGATCCCCGAAGGATACCTCTATGTCAACGACCTTCTCAAGGTCCCCGCGGAGGGTGAGGACGACCCTGAACTGCTGAAAAAGTATCTGCCCGACCCGCACGATGTCTGCATTCTGCTGCTTTCCGGCGGCACGACGGGCATCCCGAAGCTCATCCCGCGCGAATACAACGCCTACCGCTACGTCGCGGAGGAGTCGAGCCGCGAACTCGGATATAACATGTACACGGTGCAGCTCGCGGTGGCCCCCGTAGCGCACAACATGGTCCTTGCGGCCCCCGGAATTCAGGGCGCCTTCGCCTTCGGCGGCAAGGTGATCATGGGCACCTCGCCGCGTACCGAGGATATCTGCAAGCTGATCGAAAAAGAAAAGATCACGCACATCCCGATGGTTCCGGCGATGATCATAAATATGCTGAACTTTGAAGACAGGGGCAAGTACGACCTCTCTTCATGGAAGATCGTCATCAACGGCGGCTCCAAGATCGAACCGGTCGTTGCCGCCCGCGTATATCCCGAGCTTGGCTGCCGCCTGATCTCGCAGTTCGGCATGTCCGAGGGTACGATCATGCAGACCAGCCTCTTTGACGACGAAGATGTCATCTATAACACGATCGGTCTTCCGGTCTCTCCCGCAGACGAATGGAAAATCATCGACAAGGACACCGGCGAGCTGATCGCGGAGAGCGTACACGACGGCAGCGCGCGGTTCCGCGGCGAAACGGAGCGTCCCGGAGAGATAATCTTCCGCGGCCCCTACACGATACGCGGCTACTACGACACCCCCGACCACAATAAAAAGGCCTTTACGGAGGACGGTTTCTACCGCTCGGGAGACCTGGCGGCGATGCACTCCAGCGGCAAAGGCTTTGTCATCATGGGACGCATCAAGGACGCGATCAACCGCGGCGGCGAGAAGTTCAGCTGCGAAGAGGTGGAGAACCTCGTCCTGAAGCATGAAAAGATTCATGACGCGGCGCTCGTCCCGATGCCCGACCATGTGCTTGGTGAAAAGGCCTGCCTCTTCGTCTCGATGAGGAACCCGGGCGACACCATTACGCTGAAGGAAATAGTTGAATTCCTCTCCGGCAAGCTTGCGAAGTTCAAGCTTCCCGAGCATCTCGAGATCCGCGACGACCTGCCGCACACAAATATCGGCAAGGTCAAGAAAGAGGAGCTGCGTCTTGAGATATACGCGATAATGGCGGAAGAGGAAAAAAATAAGGCATAACCCGGATACTTCCCTGTCCGGCCACCCATAAAACGCGTGAAGGGCTTTTCAGCCCTTCACCCCCCTTATAAAAAAATTGGAGGATGAATCCATGAAAATATTAGAGCCCGTAAAATTTAGAAATCTTGAACTCAGAAACCGTCTGGTATGGCTTCCCGCCGTATCCTGCCTCGCCGACGAGGTTGGCTTTGTCACCGACCAGCTGATCGAGCGTCATGTGGCGCGCGCGAAGGGCGGCTTCGGACTCATTGACGTCGAGGCCTGCGGTGTGCTCGACAGGAAGAGCCCCAACCTCCTTCGTATCTGCGACGACAAGTTTATCCCCGGACTCAAAGAGATGACGGACGCCGTGCACGCCGAGGGCTGCAAGATGACCGTCCAGCTCATCCATTATGTGAAGCAGTCGGTCCGCACGGGCTGGAAGCAGGCCGTCGAGGATCTTTCCTACGAAGACATCGAAGAGTGCAAGCGCCAGTTCATAGACAGCACCATCAGGGCCAGGAAGGCCGGTTTTGACGGTGTAGAGCTGCACGTGGCCCATGGTTATACGCTTTCATCATTTATCTCCCTGCTCAATAAGCGCACCGACAAGTACGGCCGCAACACCGAGGGCCGCTGCCGCATCGTCACGGAGATCATGGAGGGCATCCGCAAAGAGGTTGGAGACGACTACTGCGTCGGCTGCCGCATCTCCGGCGAAGAGTTCGTCATGGGCGGCAACACGCTGAAGCAGACGACGGAGATCGCGCAGATATTCGCGCGCGCCGGAATGGACTTCATCAGCGTATCGGCGGGCGGCAAGACGGAAGACGGCCCGTGGTACACCGGATACAGCGGAAGCCGCTGCATGGCGACGGCCAACCTGCCCTACGGCTGCCACGTCTATCTCTCCGCCGGCATCAAAGAGGCGCTGCGTGAGATCGGTTCCGATATTCCCGTGGTCGTCTCCGGCAAGGTCAGAGACCTCAAGCACGGAGAAGAGATATTTGAAGCAGGCAAGGCCGACCTCATCGGCGTCTGCCGTCCCGCGCTCGCCGATCCCGAATGGATAACGAAGCAGGTAGAGGGACGCGAGAAAGAGATAATCAAGTGCATCTACTGCAACGGCTGTCTTGTCCGCGACCAGAAGCACGAAGCAGTCAACTGCGTGATCGCCGATAAAGTGGCCGAACGTAACGCGGCCGGCCGGAATTAGCGTGCCGCCGGAGCGCGTTTTCCCTGAAAACGCGCTCCGGGATTTGCCAAGTTTCGCAAATAAGAGGCATTAAAAGAGAGATTGGAGGCAGGCTATGGATATTCTAGGCAAGGTCAATAAAGTACCTGGCGGCATCATGGTCGTACCGATGTTCATCACCGCGCTGATCAATACCTTTATTCCGGCGGCGCTCAAGATAGGCGGCCCCACCACCGCGGCTTTCAGCGGGGCGGGTGCGATGGCGACGATCGGCATGCTGCTCTTTGTCGCGGGCAGCCAAACAAAATACAGCGACCTCGGCGCGGTCTGCGCGCGCGGCGGCCTGCTGGTAGTCGTCCGCCTGGCGGTAGCTTTTACGGGCGCCTGGCTGACGCTGAAATTTTTCGGCATCGGCGGGATCTGCGGAGCCTCCGCGCTGGCGGTCACGATCTCCCTCGCCAGCTGCAACCCCGGCGTCTACGCGGGGCTGATGCAGTCCTATGGAGACAACGTCGATAAAGCGGCGATGGGTGTCCTCAATCTGATCGCCGTTCCCGCCACGCCCCTGGTGATCCTCGGCATGGCCGACGGCACGGGGTTTGATTATATGAGCGCCATCGCCTCGCTCGTTCCGTTTGTTCTCGGCATGGTTCTCGCCAATACTGACGAGAAGATCCGCAAACTCTTCTCCACGGCGACGCCGGTGGTACTCTTTTTCCTGGGCTGCTGTCTGGGCGCGAGCATAAACCTCAAGGCGCTCTCTCAGGCCGGAACCGCGAATATCGTACTTATCGGGCTTATCGTCTGCATCTTCCTGCCGATAATGATAGCCGCGGACAGACTTATTCTTAAACGTCCCGGATACGCCGCGGTGGGAGCCACCTGTCTGGGCGGCCTCTCGGTGGTAGCCCCGAGGATCATCGGCGAGCGTCTGCCGCAGTATCAGCCCTATGTGGAGTCGGCGACGGCGCAGATGGCGGTGACTCTGGTCTTCTGTATCTTCGTCTTTCCATATATCACAAAATTTGTAGTAGAAAAGTTTGGCAGCGGCGCGGCGGCGAAGAGCTAACTAAATCTAATGTTTACATTTTCCCGCCGCATTCCGGCGGCGGGAAAATGTAAAAAAGGTGCGGGGTGAGAAAAGATGGGCAAAATTATATCATCTGCTAACGTAATATCACTAATTAGAGATAATGCGGTGATCAGTATCGGCGGTTTCGGAGGTTTTTCCGCTCCCGATGAGATCTTGGACGAGATGGCGAAGTCTTTTTTCACCCATGGCCGCCCGCGGGGGCTGCACGTCGTCTCCGGCGTATCTCCCGGAGACCTCAAGGAAGACGGTTACGGCCTCAGCATAATCAAGGCTCCAGGGATCATCTCTTCCATTTATGCGGCCCACGTCGGGATGTCTCCCGCGATCGGGCGGGCCGTGAGCAATAACGAGATCGCCGGTTATACCGTCCCTCTCGGGGTCTATGGAGAGCTTTTGAGGGCGGCCGCCGTCGGCAAGCCCGGCGTAATGACGAAGGTCGGTCTGCACACCTTTTGCGATCCGCGCCTTGAGGGATGCCTGATGAACCGCTTAGCGGAAGAGTCCGGCAGAGAGGTCGTCTCGCTGATCGACTTCGAAGGTGAGGAATACCTCTTTTATAGAAGCTTCCCCATCGAGATCTGTATCATCCGCGGTAGCTATGCAGACGAGTACGGCAATATCTCGCTTGAGGATGAGGCCCTGTACAGTGAACAGGCGGCGATGGCCGCGGCGGTACACAACGGCGGCGGCACGGTCATCGTGCAGGTAAAGAACGTCTTTAAACGCGGCGCTCTCGACCCGCGGCGGGTAGCGATCCCCGGGGCACTCGTCGATTATGTGGTGCGGGCAAAGCCGGAAAATCATCTCCAGTGCTACGACGGTTCGCTCTTTCGCCCCGAGCTTATCGGCGACGTAAGGATGCAGCTTGATTTGGTGCCGCCGATGGCGCTCTCGCCGCGCAAGATATGCGGCAGGCGCGCGGCGCTCGAGATAAAGGCCGGCGGGCTTGTCAACCTCGGCATCGGCATGCCTGACAGCGTCGCGAGCATCGCGAACGAGGAGGGGATCAGCCATCAGGTCACCTTCACGATAGAGACCGGCCTCTACGGCGGCATACCGGTGAGCGGAATCGGCCTGGGAGCGGCGGTGAATCCCGACGCGATCCTTTCGATAACGGATAACTTCGACATCTACGACGGCGGCGCGCTTGATGCGGCATTTCTCGGAATGGGCGAGGTGGACGAAGCGGGCAACGTGAACGTCTCGAAATTCGGTTCGCGCTGTACGGGGCCGGGAGGCTTTATAAACATCACGCAGAGTACGCGGAAGGTCTGCTTCCTGGGGACCTTCACCGCGGGACCGCTGGAATGCCGGATCGGCGGCGGCAGGCTCGATATTGAGAGAGACGCCCCCGGGATCAAGTTCAAAAAACGGGTGCAGCAGGTGACCTTTTCCTCGCTCTGCGCAGCGGAAAAGGGTCAGCAGGTGCTTTATATAACGGAACGGGCGGTATTCAGGCTCGAAAAAGAGGGCGTTACGCTGACGGAGATAGCGCCCGGCGTCGATCTGGAGCGGGACATTCTCGCCAGAATGGAATTCCGGCCGCGGATATCGGACGGACTGCGGCTTATGGACGAACGGATATTCCACGACAAAAAGATGAAAATAAGCTTTGAGAATCAATAAGGCAGAATTATAGAAAAATAGGTGAAAGGGGTAATAAGAATGGCTGAAGAGAAGAAACATACCACACTTTCCGGATATGAGCTCAAAAGGGTCTACACCGAAGAAGATATAAAGGGTGAAGACCTGAGGGCGCAGCTCGGTGATCCCGGCCACTACCCGTTTACGCGCGGCATTCGCGAGGAGATGTACCGCGACGGCCGCCTGTGGACGATGGGACAGTACGCGGGCTTCGCCTCCGCGGAGGAGGCCAACAAGCGCTTCCGTTACATCATTGAACAGGGCGGCACGGGCTTCTCCGTCGCGCTGGACCTGCCGACGCAGATGGGCTACGACTCAGACGACCCGATGTCGGAGGGCGAGGTCGGAAAGGTGGGGGTCGCCATCGACTCTCTGGCCGACATCGAGGCGCTCTTCAAGGGAATCCCCTTCGAGAAGGTACGCCAGATACGCACGACGGCGAACGCCAACTCGATAATCATGCTCGCCTTCTACGTCGCCTTCGCGAAGAAAAACAATATCGATCCCAACACGATCGGCTTTTTCCTTCAGAACGACATCCTTAAAGAATATATGTGCCGCGGCACCTACATCTTCCCGCCCGCGGCCGGCGTCAAGCTCTCCGTTGACGTGTTGGAATACTGCGGGAAGCACCTTCCCCACTGGATGCCCATCGCCGTCTCCGGCTACCACATCCGGGACGCCGGAGCTACCGCGGCGATGGAGCTGGCGTTCACGCTGGCGGATATGATCGAATACTACGACGCCGCTGTGAAGCGGGGAGTTGACATCGTCGCGGCCACGGCGAACAGCTACTTCTTCCTCGGCGCTCAGATGGACTTCCTGGAGGAGGTCGCGAAGTACCGCGCCGCGCGCCGCCTGTACGCGCGGATCATGAAGGAACGCTACCACGTGACGGAAGAAGAGCCGCAGCGCCTGAAGATATTTGCCTTCACAAGCGGCTCAGCCCTGACGGCGGAGCAGCCGATCAACAATATCGTCCGTGTCGCCATTCAGACGATGGCGGCGGCGGCGGGCGGCATCCAGACCTTCCACGCCTCCTCCTACGACGAGGCGATCTCCCTGCCCACGCAGGAGGCCGTGACGGTATCGCTGCGCACGCAGCAGATAGTGGGCTATGAGTCGGGGCTGACGGAGACGGTCGACCCCCTTGGCGGTTCCTTCGCGGTAGAGGCTCTCACGAACGCCATAGAGAAAGAGGTCCTCGACCTGCTCGACACGATAGAGAAAAAGGGCGGGGCCATGAAATGTATCGAGGAAGGATTCCAGCAGAAGATGCTGGCGGACAACGCATATAAATACCAGAAGAGCGTGGACAATAAAGAACGCGTCGTCGTGGGCGTCAACGAATTTAATGACGGCAAGCCTATAGAACCCGCCCAGTTCACGGTCCCTGAGGATGTCGCGATCAAGCA
This DNA window, taken from Cloacibacillus sp., encodes the following:
- a CDS encoding nitrilase-related carbon-nitrogen hydrolase, whose translation is MKASLIQLEIKETEAHEDLIERVFGLIDGCRGSDIIVLPELWHIGILSYRTIWNFAEEKDGPLMRRISEKAKELGAFIHCGSFVHKEGDKIYNTSLLFDRKGTDIAEYRKIHLFSCYGREADSFTHGTEPVVVDTEFGKLGLAICYDIRFPELFRMMTLGMGAEIFIVPAAWPQPRGEAFKILNKVRAMENSACLLSCNLIGPYKHLTMVGESGVIDPWGEMLTEILPGEGIIEGEASAETVRQTRREFPVFDDVRLMESVF
- a CDS encoding AAA family ATPase; the encoded protein is MIKKIIFFYGPKYNFKRRLPRNKALTTISELAIYSDKKMREHTFKIQSKRGCDAAEKQEERLVIPCLVAYSEQYASISESALHSFLSFIDQFEVESLYLQNPPANLVSQFRGLHSRVKVIKHEYKTLDIEGLKRIDKEYPQVIIGQEKVKHRLLTALYPLAAGKLLKPLVLLFYGPTGVGKSETAKYLSEVAGQKLFCRQFSMFHSNEFAPYLFGGRHTGDSLAKDLMERESSVILFDEFDKPNPLFHSAFYQLFDEGIYEDRNYCAEVKNAVIICTSNYASAAEAKERLGAPLFARFDAVIEFGALSAEALGIILEKRCREAVAELTEEERTIVSERELCGSLMPLVSGGDGVRGVMRIVREKISEMLLEAALRR
- a CDS encoding MarR family transcriptional regulator, with product MDSKDRLNGKFIIALGRTYRNAHRRSNELFRSKGLTLLQFTVLELLYNRGEQTIQQIIDKVLSSSGNITVVVRNLEQMKLVYRRDNPNDRRSYLIGITQEGKELMDVTFAKHMSNLAEAFSKLTTEEKEQVVSILKKLR
- a CDS encoding AMP-binding protein, coding for MLEHWTAYQPELAKSYEEKGYWKRENFSQVFDNIAERFWDREALVGGEQRFTYGELKKGSDRLALHFLKMRLKHEDRIVIQLTNIPEFVFIYLALQKIGVIPVMCLAQHRYTEISQIAAKAKAVGYIIPGFANKFNYVELVDQVAAELPYMKYKMIAGLNQEIPEGYLYVNDLLKVPAEGEDDPELLKKYLPDPHDVCILLLSGGTTGIPKLIPREYNAYRYVAEESSRELGYNMYTVQLAVAPVAHNMVLAAPGIQGAFAFGGKVIMGTSPRTEDICKLIEKEKITHIPMVPAMIINMLNFEDRGKYDLSSWKIVINGGSKIEPVVAARVYPELGCRLISQFGMSEGTIMQTSLFDDEDVIYNTIGLPVSPADEWKIIDKDTGELIAESVHDGSARFRGETERPGEIIFRGPYTIRGYYDTPDHNKKAFTEDGFYRSGDLAAMHSSGKGFVIMGRIKDAINRGGEKFSCEEVENLVLKHEKIHDAALVPMPDHVLGEKACLFVSMRNPGDTITLKEIVEFLSGKLAKFKLPEHLEIRDDLPHTNIGKVKKEELRLEIYAIMAEEEKNKA
- a CDS encoding NADH:flavin oxidoreductase, whose translation is MKILEPVKFRNLELRNRLVWLPAVSCLADEVGFVTDQLIERHVARAKGGFGLIDVEACGVLDRKSPNLLRICDDKFIPGLKEMTDAVHAEGCKMTVQLIHYVKQSVRTGWKQAVEDLSYEDIEECKRQFIDSTIRARKAGFDGVELHVAHGYTLSSFISLLNKRTDKYGRNTEGRCRIVTEIMEGIRKEVGDDYCVGCRISGEEFVMGGNTLKQTTEIAQIFARAGMDFISVSAGGKTEDGPWYTGYSGSRCMATANLPYGCHVYLSAGIKEALREIGSDIPVVVSGKVRDLKHGEEIFEAGKADLIGVCRPALADPEWITKQVEGREKEIIKCIYCNGCLVRDQKHEAVNCVIADKVAERNAAGRN
- a CDS encoding 2-keto-3-deoxygluconate permease; protein product: MDILGKVNKVPGGIMVVPMFITALINTFIPAALKIGGPTTAAFSGAGAMATIGMLLFVAGSQTKYSDLGAVCARGGLLVVVRLAVAFTGAWLTLKFFGIGGICGASALAVTISLASCNPGVYAGLMQSYGDNVDKAAMGVLNLIAVPATPLVILGMADGTGFDYMSAIASLVPFVLGMVLANTDEKIRKLFSTATPVVLFFLGCCLGASINLKALSQAGTANIVLIGLIVCIFLPIMIAADRLILKRPGYAAVGATCLGGLSVVAPRIIGERLPQYQPYVESATAQMAVTLVFCIFVFPYITKFVVEKFGSGAAAKS
- a CDS encoding CoA-transferase, which produces MGKIISSANVISLIRDNAVISIGGFGGFSAPDEILDEMAKSFFTHGRPRGLHVVSGVSPGDLKEDGYGLSIIKAPGIISSIYAAHVGMSPAIGRAVSNNEIAGYTVPLGVYGELLRAAAVGKPGVMTKVGLHTFCDPRLEGCLMNRLAEESGREVVSLIDFEGEEYLFYRSFPIEICIIRGSYADEYGNISLEDEALYSEQAAMAAAVHNGGGTVIVQVKNVFKRGALDPRRVAIPGALVDYVVRAKPENHLQCYDGSLFRPELIGDVRMQLDLVPPMALSPRKICGRRAALEIKAGGLVNLGIGMPDSVASIANEEGISHQVTFTIETGLYGGIPVSGIGLGAAVNPDAILSITDNFDIYDGGALDAAFLGMGEVDEAGNVNVSKFGSRCTGPGGFINITQSTRKVCFLGTFTAGPLECRIGGGRLDIERDAPGIKFKKRVQQVTFSSLCAAEKGQQVLYITERAVFRLEKEGVTLTEIAPGVDLERDILARMEFRPRISDGLRLMDERIFHDKKMKISFENQ
- a CDS encoding methylmalonyl-CoA mutase family protein, translated to MAEEKKHTTLSGYELKRVYTEEDIKGEDLRAQLGDPGHYPFTRGIREEMYRDGRLWTMGQYAGFASAEEANKRFRYIIEQGGTGFSVALDLPTQMGYDSDDPMSEGEVGKVGVAIDSLADIEALFKGIPFEKVRQIRTTANANSIIMLAFYVAFAKKNNIDPNTIGFFLQNDILKEYMCRGTYIFPPAAGVKLSVDVLEYCGKHLPHWMPIAVSGYHIRDAGATAAMELAFTLADMIEYYDAAVKRGVDIVAATANSYFFLGAQMDFLEEVAKYRAARRLYARIMKERYHVTEEEPQRLKIFAFTSGSALTAEQPINNIVRVAIQTMAAAAGGIQTFHASSYDEAISLPTQEAVTVSLRTQQIVGYESGLTETVDPLGGSFAVEALTNAIEKEVLDLLDTIEKKGGAMKCIEEGFQQKMLADNAYKYQKSVDNKERVVVGVNEFNDGKPIEPAQFTVPEDVAIKQTAKLNKLKAERDNERVKRALAAVEKAARNDENLGEYMIEAVSAYATLGEICGVLKEVYGKYTPMKIY